The following are from one region of the Mustela lutreola isolate mMusLut2 chromosome 7, mMusLut2.pri, whole genome shotgun sequence genome:
- the ZFP36L1 gene encoding mRNA decay activator protein ZFP36L1: MTTTLVSATIFDLSEVLCKGNKMLNYSTPSAGGCLLDRKAVGTPAGGGFPRRHSVTLPSSKFHQNQLLSSLKGEPAPALSSRDSRFRDRSFSEGGERLLPTQKQPGSGQVNSSRYKTELCRPFEENGACKYGDKCQFAHGIHELRSLTRHPKYKTELCRTFHTIGFCPYGPRCHFIHNAEERRALAGARDLSADRPRLQHSFSFAGFPSAAATAAATGLLDSPTSITPPPILSADDLLGSPTLPDGTNNPFAFSSQELASLFAPSMGLPGGGSPTTFLFRPMSESPHMFDSPPSPQDSLSDQEGYQSSSSSSHSGSDSPTLDNSRRLPIFSRLSISDD; this comes from the coding sequence ggTAACAAGATGCTCAACTACAGTACTCCCAGTGCAGGGGGCTGCTTGCTGGACAGGAAGGCGGTGGGCACCCCTGCCGGTGGGGGCTTCCCCCGGAGGCACTCGGTCACTCTGCCCAGCTCCAAGTTCCACCAGAACCAGCTCCTCAGCAGTCTCAAGGGCGAGCCAGCCCCAGCTCTGAGCTCTCGGGACAGCCGTTTCCGAGACCGCTCTTTCTCAGAAGGGGGCGAGCGGCTGCTGCCCACCCAGAAGCAGCCGGGGAGCGGCCAGGTCAACTCCAGCCGCTACAAGACGGAGCTGTGCCGTCCCTTCGAGGAGAACGGCGCCTGTAAGTACGGGGACAAGTGCCAGTTCGCTCATGGCATCCACGAGCTCCGAAGTCTGACCCGTCACCCCAAGTACAAGACGGAGCTGTGCCGCACCTTCCACACCATCGGCTTTTGCCCATATGGGCCCCGCTGCCACTTCATCCACAACGCCGAGGAGCGCCGCGCCCTGGCGGGGGCCCGGGACCTCTCCGCTGACCGTCCCCGCCTCCAGCATAGCTTTAGCTTTGCTGGGTTTCCTAGTGCCGCTGCCACCGCCGCTGCCACGGGGCTGCTGGACAGCCCCacgtccatcaccccaccccccatcctgaGCGCCGATGACCTCCTGGGCTCACCCACCCTGCCAGATGGCACCAATAACCCCTTTGCTTTCTCCAGCCAGGAGCTGGCAAGCCTCTTTGCCCCTAGCATGGGGCTGCCTGGGGGTGGCTCCCCAACCACCTTCCTCTTCCGGCCCATGTCCGAGTCCCCTCACATGTTTGACTCTCCCCCCAGCCCTCAGGATTCTCTCTCGGACCAGGAGGGCTATCAGAGCAGCTCCAGCAGCAGCCACAGTGGCTCTGATTCCCCCACCTTGGACAACTCAAGACGCCTGCCCATTTTCAGCAGACTTTCCATCTCAGATGACTAA